A section of the Pseudanabaena mucicola str. Chao 1806 genome encodes:
- a CDS encoding DNA double-strand break repair nuclease NurA: MPYEGEFAGYSSLRRIVESERVKNLLGNYKIRDAADSLGSLQILEPVSIEPSDWKPKNLIAIDGSHAEISIKNGFPGAEAAYITVASVILDIEKMRELDQQRPVDPKKFKKTQTAESIDCALPGCNVVYEGESSAEASLRKAVFEVFKTNRMSADGESLLDTYEALLKYKPDTERTQKCPYEDCPTEKEYQRGTNLYSCSCPLSKPLYSTDALRFHERMVPAGTNGAIFSEIMQTLERVWVIHILRTMESKKWLSSLRRLAIVLDGPLAVFGQPAWISQAIRKELYRLNELVCKATGGKDILLIGVEKTGQFVQHFEDIDRTSEGTSGVFPKQAVGLLTDSYIKQNVIFSEGTKMYGDATYFGRKFFYKTKSGARLVASLPFLKEDHRDMNRAEQSQYPRLADAIGLLDQLVSSRFANAFTPLVLANSEAAIPLSLGSKVLESLARELITE, encoded by the coding sequence ATGCCATACGAAGGAGAATTTGCTGGTTATAGTTCTTTACGGCGGATCGTAGAGAGCGAACGTGTAAAAAATTTATTGGGTAACTACAAAATCCGTGATGCTGCTGACAGCTTGGGCTCTTTACAAATTTTAGAACCCGTTAGTATTGAGCCTAGCGACTGGAAACCAAAGAATCTAATTGCTATAGATGGTAGTCATGCAGAAATTAGCATTAAAAATGGCTTCCCTGGTGCTGAAGCTGCATATATTACCGTAGCATCAGTAATTTTAGATATCGAAAAAATGAGGGAACTCGATCAACAACGACCTGTCGATCCCAAAAAATTCAAAAAGACTCAGACAGCCGAATCAATAGATTGTGCCTTGCCTGGTTGCAACGTTGTTTATGAAGGGGAAAGCTCGGCTGAAGCATCTCTCAGAAAAGCAGTATTTGAAGTTTTCAAGACTAATAGAATGTCTGCTGATGGGGAATCACTGCTAGATACCTATGAAGCTTTGCTTAAATACAAACCTGATACAGAACGCACACAAAAATGTCCTTATGAGGATTGTCCTACAGAAAAAGAATATCAAAGAGGCACAAATCTGTATTCATGCTCATGCCCATTATCTAAACCTTTGTATTCAACAGACGCACTTAGATTTCATGAAAGAATGGTTCCAGCAGGAACTAATGGAGCTATCTTTTCAGAAATCATGCAAACCCTTGAACGAGTATGGGTTATTCATATTTTAAGAACTATGGAGTCAAAGAAATGGCTTTCTAGCTTACGGAGGCTAGCTATTGTACTTGATGGACCACTTGCCGTTTTTGGACAACCCGCTTGGATCAGTCAAGCAATTAGAAAAGAGCTATATAGGTTAAATGAGTTAGTCTGTAAAGCTACAGGAGGGAAAGATATTCTCTTGATCGGTGTTGAGAAAACGGGGCAGTTTGTACAACATTTTGAAGACATAGATCGTACTTCAGAAGGAACTAGTGGCGTTTTTCCTAAACAAGCAGTTGGTTTACTGACTGACTCATACATCAAGCAAAATGTGATTTTTTCTGAAGGGACAAAGATGTATGGTGATGCAACATATTTTGGGCGTAAGTTTTTCTATAAGACCAAATCAGGAGCGAGATTAGTAGCCAGTCTTCCATTTTTAAAAGAGGATCATAGAGATATGAATCGTGCTGAACAGTCACAATATCCGAGATTAGCCGATGCGATTGGACTTCTAGATCAACTTGTATCTTCAAGATTTGCGAATGCATTTACTCCTCTGGTATTGGCTAATTCAGAAGCAGCAATACCTCTTAGTCTTGGCAGCAAAGTTTTAGAAAGCTTAGCCAGAGAATTGATAACCGAATGA
- a CDS encoding DNA methyltransferase, with amino-acid sequence MSHELLKISNATGRWSGIGPYYAMFPREFAFEVVEKYSEIGQSILDPFAGRATSIYAAAALKRYGCGIEINPVGWLYGKAKLNPASKDKVLLRNSKIGEIANNISTDELNSLPEFFSYCYTETVLRYLLAARKVLSWEKSSTDATLMAIILVHLHGNRKSSFSNQMRQGKAMHPDYSIRWWQERNMLPPDIDPVAFMVNRIEWRYAKGLPDNNESKVILGDSTSKLKEIGSKVRTGKQAPFDLLFTSPPYYKITNYYYDQWLRLWMLNGNNKPTWTGEKWKGKFESMTAYQILLNDVFESCSKIMSKDAIIYVRTDARKFTLETTKDILSRIFPSKSMEIVDQPFSKETQTALYGDKTTKPGEVDIIMRS; translated from the coding sequence ATGAGTCATGAACTTTTAAAAATCAGCAATGCTACAGGTAGATGGTCTGGAATCGGTCCGTATTATGCGATGTTTCCGAGAGAATTTGCTTTTGAAGTAGTTGAAAAATATTCAGAAATTGGACAAAGTATTCTTGATCCATTTGCAGGAAGAGCGACAAGTATTTATGCAGCAGCAGCACTAAAAAGATATGGATGTGGCATTGAAATAAATCCTGTTGGATGGCTTTATGGGAAAGCAAAACTAAATCCTGCTTCCAAGGATAAGGTCTTACTTCGCAATAGTAAAATTGGAGAAATAGCTAACAATATTTCAACTGATGAATTAAATTCTTTACCAGAATTTTTTTCGTATTGTTATACAGAAACAGTTTTGCGTTATTTGCTTGCAGCAAGAAAAGTCCTTAGCTGGGAAAAAAGCTCAACTGATGCAACTTTAATGGCTATTATTTTGGTTCATTTACACGGGAATAGAAAGTCATCTTTTTCAAATCAAATGAGACAAGGTAAAGCAATGCATCCTGATTACTCTATTCGATGGTGGCAAGAAAGAAATATGCTTCCACCCGACATCGATCCTGTTGCATTTATGGTAAATCGTATTGAGTGGAGATATGCTAAAGGTTTACCAGATAATAATGAAAGTAAGGTTATCTTAGGAGATAGCACCTCAAAACTTAAAGAAATTGGCAGTAAAGTTCGTACGGGTAAACAAGCACCTTTTGATTTGTTATTTACTTCACCACCATATTACAAAATAACAAATTATTATTACGATCAATGGTTACGTTTGTGGATGTTAAATGGAAATAATAAACCTACATGGACAGGAGAAAAATGGAAGGGTAAGTTTGAATCCATGACAGCTTATCAAATATTACTAAATGATGTTTTTGAGAGTTGCTCTAAAATAATGTCTAAAGATGCAATTATTTATGTCAGAACTGATGCTCGAAAATTTACTTTAGAAACAACTAAAGATATTTTATCTAGGATTTTTCCAAGTAAGTCTATGGAAATAGTTGATCAACCATTTTCTAAAGAAACTCAAACTGCTCTGTATGGAGATAAAACTACTAAGCCTGGTGAAGTTGACATCATTATGCGCTCTTAA
- the tumE gene encoding toxin TumE gives MSRNSFRDYFDQVDQILEAYPDVYVENYNATILSSERANLKLRLRFYFQYLLSISEALVVVDDQITAIDYRYHFQDGQNNLIFRYDNTPHFPNLSSFPHHKHLVDRVIACDQPNIAVVIQDAIAFLEGVEDNDIN, from the coding sequence ATGTCGCGTAATAGTTTTAGGGATTATTTTGATCAAGTAGATCAAATTTTGGAAGCTTATCCTGATGTCTATGTAGAGAATTACAATGCCACAATTCTATCTAGTGAGCGAGCCAATCTCAAACTTCGATTGCGTTTTTATTTCCAATATTTACTTTCTATCAGTGAGGCTTTGGTTGTTGTAGATGATCAAATTACGGCGATTGATTATCGCTATCATTTCCAAGATGGACAGAACAATCTAATTTTTCGCTATGACAATACGCCCCATTTCCCTAATCTGTCGAGTTTCCCTCACCACAAGCATTTAGTAGATAGAGTAATTGCTTGTGATCAGCCGAATATTGCAGTGGTTATTCAAGATGCGATCGCTTTTCTTGAGGGAGTTGAAGATAATGATATAAATTAG
- the tumA gene encoding antitoxin TumA — translation MRKQIIEYTSPLDALVALTKQLYGYEIKYQTDSADFFVQYQQGKTGDDEDTFDWASNYRHYLALRQELESKLRNVA, via the coding sequence ATGCGTAAACAGATTATTGAATATACATCGCCTCTAGATGCTTTAGTAGCTTTGACTAAGCAGTTATACGGTTATGAGATTAAATACCAAACTGATTCGGCTGACTTTTTTGTGCAGTATCAGCAAGGCAAAACGGGTGATGATGAAGATACGTTTGATTGGGCGAGTAATTACCGTCATTATCTAGCTTTACGCCAAGAATTAGAGAGTAAGCTAAGAAATGTCGCGTAA
- a CDS encoding type II toxin-antitoxin system ParD family antitoxin, translating to MSIALKIEQEQFIQKKLKSGKYSSADEVIFEAFRLLEERDKHYEQWLQDTRQKVADGLAQLDRGEGLDDESVMARLKERVRM from the coding sequence ATGAGTATTGCCTTAAAAATTGAGCAAGAGCAGTTTATTCAAAAAAAGCTGAAAAGTGGTAAGTATAGCTCTGCTGATGAGGTAATTTTTGAGGCGTTTCGGTTGCTGGAGGAAAGAGATAAACATTATGAGCAATGGCTGCAAGATACTCGCCAAAAGGTGGCTGATGGTCTAGCTCAACTAGATCGTGGTGAAGGGCTGGATGATGAGAGTGTGATGGCAAGATTGAAGGAACGGGTTCGTATGTAG
- a CDS encoding helix-turn-helix domain-containing protein, giving the protein MTEEIKVQKSSGNVFADLGLENSDELLVKAELAYKISSIITKLGITQVEAAKLLGIDQPKMSALINGKLSGFSTVRLFRFLNSLGRDVEIVVKDKPKSRSQARTQVVSR; this is encoded by the coding sequence ATGACTGAAGAGATTAAGGTACAAAAAAGTAGTGGTAATGTTTTTGCGGATTTGGGATTAGAGAATTCTGATGAGTTGCTGGTCAAAGCAGAACTTGCTTACAAAATCAGCAGTATCATTACTAAGTTAGGAATAACTCAAGTCGAAGCGGCTAAACTATTGGGAATCGATCAGCCTAAGATGTCGGCTTTAATTAATGGCAAGTTATCAGGATTCTCGACTGTGAGGTTGTTTAGGTTTTTAAATTCTCTAGGTCGTGATGTGGAGATTGTGGTGAAAGATAAGCCTAAATCTCGTTCTCAGGCGCGTACTCAGGTTGTGAGTAGGTAA
- a CDS encoding DUF2949 domain-containing protein — MSYQSQAYVIASRQEDLERHLLEAAVVDREQLAVAKRWQERQEGPLLMILLQLSFIDLQQFSGLLDWSGHGRMDTSY; from the coding sequence ATGAGTTATCAATCCCAAGCATACGTGATCGCTAGTCGCCAAGAAGATCTAGAAAGACATCTTCTTGAGGCTGCAGTTGTAGATCGAGAACAGTTGGCAGTGGCTAAACGTTGGCAAGAGCGTCAAGAGGGTCCTTTGCTGATGATTTTGTTACAGCTTAGTTTTATTGATTTACAGCAATTTAGTGGTTTGTTGGATTGGTCTGGTCACGGACGGATGGATACTAGTTATTAG
- a CDS encoding MoaD/ThiS family protein, whose product MPMFTNPNQIQVKIKLFAIFQEVFATDEIHLEIESGTTVSQIFDHLVTQQPSLEKWRSLTRYAINLNFAEPHTLLNHGDEVALLPPVSGG is encoded by the coding sequence ATGCCCATGTTCACGAATCCTAACCAGATTCAGGTCAAGATTAAACTCTTCGCAATTTTTCAAGAAGTATTTGCGACTGATGAAATTCACCTAGAAATCGAATCAGGAACAACCGTATCGCAAATATTCGATCACTTAGTCACTCAACAACCAAGTCTCGAAAAATGGCGATCGCTAACCCGTTATGCAATTAACTTAAACTTTGCTGAACCACATACTCTTTTGAATCATGGTGATGAGGTTGCACTGCTCCCCCCTGTCAGTGGTGGCTAA
- a CDS encoding PhoH family protein, whose product MGTPHNEPYIFSLPSQSSAIALAGHREENLRLLADEIGVKLVMRGQDLLIDGTSEQIDVCEQIIKALKPLWSQEKVIASVDIRAAQQAIAEERTTSWRDRATISRNRRGDSIQTRTYRQQQYVQAMETHDLIFGVGPAGTGKTYLAAVAAVSALQSNKFERIILTRPAVEAGESLGFLPGDLQQKIDPYLRPLYDAMHEMIGSEKVPQLMERGIIEVAPLAYMRGRTLNNSFIIVDEAQNTTAAQMKMVLTRLGFRSRMVVTGDITQIDLPRHQKSGLIIAMNILKGVQGVSFNMFDKTDVVRHPLVHHIIAAYEDAENAHVHES is encoded by the coding sequence ATGGGTACTCCCCACAACGAACCATACATTTTCAGTCTGCCAAGCCAGAGTAGCGCGATCGCCCTTGCAGGTCATCGTGAGGAAAATCTCAGACTATTAGCCGATGAGATTGGTGTAAAGCTAGTCATGAGGGGACAAGACCTATTGATTGATGGGACATCCGAACAGATTGATGTGTGTGAGCAAATAATCAAAGCCCTCAAGCCCCTATGGTCACAGGAAAAAGTGATCGCTTCTGTCGATATTCGCGCCGCCCAACAAGCGATCGCTGAGGAACGTACTACCTCTTGGCGCGATCGGGCGACCATTTCGCGAAACCGTCGTGGTGACTCGATCCAAACCCGCACTTACCGCCAACAGCAATATGTGCAAGCAATGGAAACCCATGACCTGATCTTTGGGGTCGGACCTGCGGGTACTGGCAAAACCTACCTCGCTGCGGTTGCCGCAGTTAGCGCACTCCAGAGTAATAAATTTGAACGAATTATCCTTACTCGTCCCGCAGTCGAAGCAGGTGAGAGCCTCGGCTTTCTGCCTGGAGATTTACAGCAAAAAATTGATCCCTACTTGCGTCCCCTCTACGATGCGATGCATGAGATGATCGGTTCCGAAAAAGTCCCCCAACTCATGGAACGCGGCATTATCGAAGTTGCTCCCCTTGCCTATATGCGCGGACGCACACTCAATAACTCCTTCATCATTGTTGATGAGGCACAAAACACAACAGCCGCGCAAATGAAAATGGTCTTAACTCGTTTAGGATTTAGATCACGGATGGTAGTTACTGGCGACATTACCCAAATCGACTTACCGCGTCACCAAAAATCTGGCTTGATCATCGCCATGAATATCCTCAAAGGAGTGCAGGGAGTATCTTTTAATATGTTTGATAAGACTGATGTTGTCCGACATCCCCTCGTCCATCACATCATTGCTGCCTATGAGGATGCCGAAAATGCCCATGTTCACGAATCCTAA
- a CDS encoding peptidylprolyl isomerase, translating to MASLVLGVMLNLNLDRKLDRVSLHFYRTAWFKSATTLVAALMMTSLMIVFAIAIQPSIAALPTTSAIKDPRIILRNALPIDNDLLRDVQRTLEQIPRQANLKRWSSLKRDIETVAQTISQNKVDLIAAVNSDRQASVTEHLASLEKALVPLQEAIEIKDRNNVKALAEKSLDYVGLIESDLIKEFPFKVPDQYANLPQLKGRALVELVTEKGNAIITVDGYNAPVNAGQFIDLVQQNFYDGLIFTRADENYYLQTGDPEGAADGYIDPKTKQYRTVPIEVRLPDQKVPNYGKTFEETGLSGVIPVLPFAAFGTVAMAHPNDNPNGGSSQFFIYLFESELTPAGLNLLDGNYTVFGYVTDGKETLDKLRLGDKIISARVISGAENLVK from the coding sequence ATGGCTAGTTTAGTTTTGGGTGTAATGTTAAATCTTAATTTAGATCGTAAGTTAGACCGAGTAAGTCTTCATTTTTATAGAACTGCTTGGTTCAAAAGCGCGACAACCTTGGTCGCTGCTTTGATGATGACATCATTAATGATTGTATTTGCAATTGCAATACAACCAAGTATCGCAGCATTACCAACCACAAGTGCTATCAAAGATCCACGGATTATTTTACGGAATGCACTCCCGATTGATAATGACCTATTGCGTGATGTGCAGCGTACTTTAGAGCAAATCCCCCGTCAAGCAAATCTTAAGCGCTGGAGTAGTCTAAAAAGAGATATTGAAACAGTTGCACAAACCATTAGTCAAAATAAGGTGGATTTGATTGCGGCAGTTAATAGTGATCGCCAAGCAAGTGTCACTGAACACCTCGCTAGTTTAGAGAAAGCACTTGTGCCACTACAAGAAGCAATCGAAATCAAGGATCGTAATAATGTCAAGGCTCTAGCAGAAAAGTCCTTGGATTATGTGGGACTGATCGAATCCGATCTAATTAAAGAATTTCCTTTCAAAGTTCCTGATCAATATGCAAATCTGCCTCAACTAAAAGGACGTGCGCTTGTCGAGCTAGTCACCGAAAAAGGTAATGCTATAATCACTGTAGATGGTTACAACGCTCCAGTGAATGCAGGTCAATTTATCGATCTCGTACAGCAAAACTTTTATGATGGATTGATCTTCACCCGAGCCGATGAAAATTACTATCTGCAAACAGGCGATCCAGAGGGTGCAGCCGATGGTTATATTGATCCCAAGACAAAGCAGTATCGGACAGTACCTATCGAAGTGCGTTTACCTGATCAGAAAGTCCCCAACTACGGCAAAACCTTTGAAGAAACAGGTCTATCAGGAGTCATACCTGTGCTGCCCTTTGCTGCTTTTGGTACGGTGGCAATGGCTCATCCTAACGACAATCCTAATGGTGGCTCCTCGCAATTTTTTATCTACCTATTCGAGTCTGAATTGACCCCCGCAGGTTTGAATTTGCTTGATGGCAACTACACTGTTTTTGGTTATGTCACCGATGGCAAGGAAACTTTGGATAAACTAAGGTTAGGTGACAAAATTATTTCCGCCCGTGTAATCAGTGGTGCTGAAAATCTTGTCAAATAA
- a CDS encoding RNA-guided endonuclease InsQ/TnpB family protein produces MLVLEAKLKGKTGQYNLIDEAIRTALFVRNKALRLWMDVKDSDKYDLNKYCAVLAKEFEFAKKLNSQARQASAERAWSAINRFFENCKKKISGKKGFPRFKKRGHSVEYKTSGWKLSEDRKYLTLTDGFKIGRLKIIGSRDLNFYQIEQIKRIRLVRRADGYYAQFCVDVDRREEIEPTQTTIGLDVGLNHFYTDSKGEVVENPRYLRKSERQLKKLQRKVSKRKEGSANRRKAIKRLAKKHLQVSRQRKDFAVKTARCVVRSNDLIAYEDLQIRNMVKNHKLAKSISDASWSMFCQWVEYFGKVFGKVTVAVPPQYTSQNCSNCGKQVVKTLSQRTHHCGLCGTVLDRDHNAALNILAIGLNRVGHTQINACGEFDLYQLDASLSGKLSR; encoded by the coding sequence ATGTTAGTACTCGAAGCAAAACTAAAAGGCAAAACAGGACAGTACAACCTCATCGATGAGGCAATTCGTACTGCTCTGTTTGTGCGTAATAAGGCTTTAAGGCTATGGATGGATGTAAAGGATAGCGACAAGTACGATCTCAATAAGTATTGTGCTGTACTTGCCAAAGAGTTTGAGTTTGCGAAAAAGCTAAATTCTCAAGCCAGGCAAGCCAGTGCTGAGAGAGCATGGTCAGCGATTAATCGGTTCTTTGAGAACTGCAAAAAGAAGATATCGGGGAAGAAAGGTTTTCCCAGATTCAAGAAGCGTGGTCATTCTGTGGAATACAAAACTTCAGGATGGAAGCTTAGTGAAGATCGGAAATATCTAACTTTGACTGATGGCTTTAAGATTGGCAGACTCAAAATAATCGGTTCACGTGACCTTAATTTCTACCAGATAGAGCAGATAAAACGAATCAGACTGGTAAGACGGGCTGATGGTTACTATGCTCAGTTCTGTGTTGATGTGGATCGGCGTGAAGAAATAGAGCCGACTCAAACCACAATCGGATTGGATGTTGGACTTAATCACTTCTACACTGACTCAAAAGGCGAAGTAGTTGAGAATCCTAGATATCTTAGAAAGTCAGAGCGTCAACTCAAAAAATTGCAGCGCAAGGTTTCTAAGCGTAAAGAGGGATCTGCTAATCGAAGAAAAGCAATTAAACGATTAGCTAAAAAGCATTTGCAAGTAAGTAGGCAGCGTAAAGACTTTGCGGTAAAGACTGCAAGGTGCGTAGTGAGGTCTAACGACCTGATTGCCTATGAAGATTTGCAAATTCGCAACATGGTTAAAAACCACAAATTAGCTAAGTCGATCAGTGATGCAAGCTGGTCAATGTTTTGCCAATGGGTTGAGTATTTTGGCAAGGTATTTGGCAAGGTTACTGTGGCTGTACCGCCCCAATATACAAGCCAAAACTGCTCAAACTGCGGTAAGCAAGTTGTCAAAACTTTGAGTCAGCGTACTCATCACTGTGGGCTTTGTGGCACTGTATTAGACCGTGACCACAATGCGGCTCTGAATATTTTAGCTATTGGTCTAAATAGGGTAGGGCATACCCAAATTAACGCCTGTGGAGAGTTCGACCTCTACCAATTAGATGCAAGTCTATCTGGTAAGTTGTCTCGCTGA
- a CDS encoding dihydrolipoamide acetyltransferase family protein, giving the protein MIYEIFMPALSSTMTEGKITSWVKSPGDKVEKGETVVIVESDKADMDVESFYEGYLGVIITPEGESAPVGSAIAYVAETKEEIDEAKKKAANGKIGATTPEPKSQKGNEETPSKLVSSPTAASTASIPDTIITSPRKATPSAVSSGRQIVSPRAKRIAKDNGVDLTKIAGTGPNGRITAADVEALLSPAAPAPVPTTATPAKVAAPAPAKATAPVALGTAQTLTTLQKAVISNMNQSLSVPTFRVGYTITTDALDALYKQVKSKGVTMTALLAKAVAVTLQKHPLVNASLSDRGIEYKSNINVAVAVAMDDGGLITPVLKNADQTDLYTLSRDWKGLVERARAKQLQPDEYNSGTFTISNLGMFGVDRFDAILPPGTGAILAIGGSRPQVVATKDGAIKVASQMQVNLTADHRVIYGAHAAQFLQDLAKLIETNAQSLTL; this is encoded by the coding sequence ATGATTTACGAAATTTTCATGCCCGCGCTTAGCTCCACCATGACCGAAGGTAAAATCACTTCTTGGGTGAAATCCCCTGGCGATAAGGTGGAAAAAGGCGAAACTGTCGTGATCGTAGAGTCTGACAAAGCTGATATGGATGTCGAAAGCTTTTATGAAGGCTATCTCGGTGTCATCATTACCCCTGAAGGCGAATCTGCACCTGTTGGATCAGCGATCGCCTATGTTGCAGAAACCAAGGAAGAAATCGACGAAGCTAAGAAAAAAGCAGCTAATGGGAAAATAGGTGCAACTACCCCTGAACCCAAATCCCAAAAAGGTAATGAAGAAACTCCTTCCAAGTTAGTTTCATCACCTACGGCTGCCTCAACCGCCTCGATTCCCGATACTATAATCACCTCGCCTCGCAAAGCTACACCTAGCGCTGTATCATCAGGTCGTCAGATCGTATCCCCCAGAGCCAAGCGCATCGCTAAGGATAATGGTGTTGATCTAACTAAAATTGCAGGTACAGGTCCTAATGGACGCATTACTGCTGCTGATGTTGAAGCATTATTAAGCCCTGCTGCACCCGCTCCTGTTCCAACAACCGCAACTCCTGCAAAGGTAGCAGCCCCTGCACCTGCAAAAGCTACGGCTCCTGTGGCTTTAGGTACGGCTCAGACCTTGACGACTTTGCAAAAGGCTGTGATCAGTAACATGAATCAGAGTCTCTCAGTGCCTACATTCCGTGTAGGATACACGATTACTACTGACGCGCTTGATGCTCTTTACAAGCAAGTTAAGTCAAAGGGTGTGACCATGACTGCACTTTTGGCTAAGGCTGTGGCGGTAACTCTACAAAAGCATCCTTTGGTGAACGCTAGCCTTAGCGATCGCGGGATTGAGTACAAGAGCAATATTAATGTAGCGGTTGCCGTAGCAATGGATGATGGTGGCTTGATTACGCCTGTGTTGAAAAATGCTGACCAGACCGATCTCTACACACTTTCCCGTGATTGGAAAGGATTAGTTGAACGCGCCCGTGCAAAGCAATTGCAACCTGATGAATATAACTCTGGTACATTCACCATTTCCAACTTAGGTATGTTTGGTGTAGATCGCTTCGATGCGATTTTGCCTCCTGGAACTGGCGCAATTTTAGCGATCGGTGGTTCTCGTCCTCAGGTTGTGGCAACTAAGGATGGGGCAATCAAGGTTGCCAGTCAAATGCAAGTGAATCTAACTGCTGATCACCGTGTGATCTATGGCGCTCATGCAGCGCAGTTCTTGCAAGATCTAGCCAAGTTGATTGAAACCAATGCTCAATCTTTAACTCTGTAA